Within the Candidatus Eremiobacteraceae bacterium genome, the region CCGGGCGCGTACACGCACTACTCCTATGCGATCCGCGACGCGCTGGCGTCGGCGACTGTGCCGAAAGTCGAAGTGCACTTGAGCAACATCTATTCGCGCGAGCCGTTTCGGCGGCGCTCGGTGATGTCGCCCGTCGTCGACGGCACCGTCGCCGGTTTCGGAGCCGAATCCTACCTTCTCGCGCTGCGCGCAGTCGCGGCAATGTGCGATGAAATAAAGCGTTGAAGCACGTCGAGGGCAGGAATCGCGGGACCCCCGCCTAAAGCCACGACAACGCACAATTTCATTTGCGATCGTGTCGACATGTTGGAGGGGTGACTATAATGACCAAGGCTGAGCTGATCGAGGAAGTTGCGGAGAAGACGGAGCTGACCAAGCGCGACGTCACGCACATCGTCGACACGCTGTTGGAATCCATCAAGGGCGCACTGCAAAAAGGCGAAAAGGTGCAGCTCATCCCGTTCGGCAGCTTCGAGGTGCGCAAGCGCAAGGCGCGCGAGGGCCGCAACCCGAAGACCGGCGAGAAGCTCGTCATCGCCGCTCGCACGGTCCCGGCATTCCATCCTGGCAAAGATCTGCGCGAGAGCGTCAACAAAGGCAAGAAGAAGTAACGACCCGTTTGTAGCGGTCGAATTTATTCGACCGTCAGAGCCGATGGCCAGACCCCTGGGCGATGCCCGGGGGTTCTGCTTTTCCGGGCAGGGGTTGACGCGCCGGACGGGACGGAGGTAGAATCGGCGCAGACAGACCTCGTTAGGTGAGGCGTCGACACGCAGAAAAGCCGCTACCCGGAAAGGTCGAGAGACCCCAATGGGTGACCAGGCACCGCCGAAATAAGGCGGTATCTAAGACGGCTAAGTCGGTCCGACTTTATGGCGCGTCGTGCCAAAACTCAACGCATGAGGGCGCTGGGCAAGACCGTCCGGATTCCTGCGACTTCATGACCGTTGAGCGCGCAACACCGCTGGCGGTCTTCGCATTTGTATGGCGATAGAGCATGATGCAGGTCAAGCCCTCGCGCAGCGCCGGCCCAACGTGTGGCGTTCGCTCTTGCTATTCCTTTCCGTCGTCGGGCCTGGCATCATCACCGCCAACGCCGACAATGACGTCGGCGGGATCACCACTTACTCGTTGTCGGGTGCGCAGTTCGGCTATACGCAGCTGTGGATCCTGATCCCGGTCACCGTGGCATTGCTGGTGATCCAGGAGATGTGCGCGCGCATGGGCGCGGTCACGGGCAAGGGGCTCGCCGACCTCATCCGTGAGAATTTCGGCGTCAGACTGACGTTCTGGGTGTTGCTGCTGTTCCTGCTCGGCAACGTCGGGACCATCACGTCGGAGTTCGCCGGCGTCGCCTCGGCCGCCGCGATCTTCCACGTCTATCTTCCGTGGCTGACGAAGTATCTGCTCGTGCCGCTGGTCGCGATCTTCGTCTTCGCCGTCGTCACGCGCGGCAACTACAGCGCGGTCGAGAAGGTGTTCTTTTTCTTCTGCTTCATCTATCTGACGTATGTCGTCAGCTGTTTCATCGTCCGGCCGGACTGGCATGAAGCGCTCACCCAGTTCGTCTGGCCGCACTTCACCCCGACCAAGGCGTATCTGCTGATGGCGATCGCCATCATCGGCACGACCATCTCGCCCTGGATGCAGTTCTACATCCAAGCGGCGATCGTCGAAAAGGGCGTCAAGGCCTCGGAACTGCGCTACGCTCGTGTCGACGTCGTGACCGGTGCGCTGTTCACGGATTTCATCGCCTTCTTCATCATGGTCGCGAGCGCGGCGACGATCTACGTGCACAACGTGCACGCCGCGCCAGGGCATCAGATCGTGGTGGACGACGTCAACAAGCTCGCGCTCGCCCTCACGCCACTGGCGAGCAAATGGGCATCGCTACTGTTCGCGATCGGGCTGCTCAACGCCGGCATCTTCACCGCCTCGATCCTGCCGCTGTCCACGGCCTATTACGTATGCGAAGCGTTCGGCTTCGAGTCAGGCGTGGAGAAGCGGTTTTCGGAGGCGCCGTTCTTCTACGGTCTCTATGCGGCGCTCATCACGGTCGGCGCAGGCATCGTGCTGATGCCGCACGCCCCGCTGCTCGGCATCATCTTCTGGTCGCAGGTGCTCAACGGCGCGCTCTTGCCGCTGGTGCTCGTCTTGATGCTGCTGCTGATCAACAACAAGCAGCTCATGGGCCGATATACCAACAATCTCGCGGTGAACATCGTCTCATGGGCGACGGTCATCATCGTCGCCGGCCTGACGATCGTGTCCACGCTGCAGCTGATCTTCCCATCGCTCGGCTCCTAGGGCAGGTGGCGCACTTTGAAGGCGAGACGGTCGCGCGTGCGCGCCGGCAGCGTCGCGACCAGATTCGCCATCTTCGAGCCGACCAGATAGTTGGTGCGCGGCCGGCGCGCCGTCAGAGCGTGCAAGATCGCCACCGTGACGCGCTCGACCGGCATCGCGTTGCGTTCGGCGGCTTGCGTCCCCCGGTAGAGCCGTCGCAGAGCGTCGCCGTAGAGGTCGAGCGCCTGCGGCCCCAACGCGCGCGCGACCTGCTCGCGCGAGTCCTGTCCTTTCTTCCAGATCGGCGTCTTCACGTCGCCTGGCTCGACCAATGCCACGAAAACGCCGGCCGGGGCGAGCTCCATCCGCAGCGCATCGGTCAGCGCACGCAGCGCGAACTTCGAACCGGCGTAGGGGCCGAGCATGGGGACCGCGATCCGGCCGGACACCGAGCCCACGAACACGATGCGGCCGTGGTGCTCGCGCAGCTGCGGCAAGAACGCTTGGGACGTCGCGATCGCGCCGAACACGTTGACCTCGAACTGCCGGCGCAGCTCATCTAAAGGAAGAAACTCGAGCGGACCGGCAACCGCGATGCCCGCGTTGTTGACGAGCCCGTGCAACGCCTCGCCTCCCGCCGCCACAGAAGCGGCGGCGGCATCGATAGAGGCGCGATCCGTGACGTCGATGGTCAGCGGCCTGATGCTCGGGTGGAGAGCCCCGAGGCGGGCCGCATCGGCTCCGCTGCGCACGCCCGCGTAGACGGTGAAGTCTTCGCGCGCCAGTAGCTCGGCGGTGGCGAGGCCGATGCCGCTT harbors:
- the aroQ gene encoding type II 3-dehydroquinate dehydratase — translated: MKRRVAVLHGPNLNALGTREPAVYGSATLAQIDAAIVALAAQLGLQVEISQHQSEGEIIERIHRAATDDSAIVINPGAYTHYSYAIRDALASATVPKVEVHLSNIYSREPFRRRSVMSPVVDGTVAGFGAESYLLALRAVAAMCDEIKR
- a CDS encoding HU family DNA-binding protein, which codes for MTKAELIEEVAEKTELTKRDVTHIVDTLLESIKGALQKGEKVQLIPFGSFEVRKRKAREGRNPKTGEKLVIAARTVPAFHPGKDLRESVNKGKKK
- a CDS encoding Nramp family divalent metal transporter gives rise to the protein MAIEHDAGQALAQRRPNVWRSLLLFLSVVGPGIITANADNDVGGITTYSLSGAQFGYTQLWILIPVTVALLVIQEMCARMGAVTGKGLADLIRENFGVRLTFWVLLLFLLGNVGTITSEFAGVASAAAIFHVYLPWLTKYLLVPLVAIFVFAVVTRGNYSAVEKVFFFFCFIYLTYVVSCFIVRPDWHEALTQFVWPHFTPTKAYLLMAIAIIGTTISPWMQFYIQAAIVEKGVKASELRYARVDVVTGALFTDFIAFFIMVASAATIYVHNVHAAPGHQIVVDDVNKLALALTPLASKWASLLFAIGLLNAGIFTASILPLSTAYYVCEAFGFESGVEKRFSEAPFFYGLYAALITVGAGIVLMPHAPLLGIIFWSQVLNGALLPLVLVLMLLLINNKQLMGRYTNNLAVNIVSWATVIIVAGLTIVSTLQLIFPSLGS
- a CDS encoding SDR family oxidoreductase encodes the protein MTRAVVVTGASSGIGLATAELLAREDFTVYAGVRSGADAARLGALHPSIRPLTIDVTDRASIDAAAASVAAGGEALHGLVNNAGIAVAGPLEFLPLDELRRQFEVNVFGAIATSQAFLPQLREHHGRIVFVGSVSGRIAVPMLGPYAGSKFALRALTDALRMELAPAGVFVALVEPGDVKTPIWKKGQDSREQVARALGPQALDLYGDALRRLYRGTQAAERNAMPVERVTVAILHALTARRPRTNYLVGSKMANLVATLPARTRDRLAFKVRHLP